In Oryza sativa Japonica Group chromosome 8, ASM3414082v1, the sequence GCTTTGATAAATGGATCAACCTTTGTTCTTGGCAGGACTATCATAAAGATGGGAACTAGGCACAACTGTTTGAAGCGCTTTTTTATTAATAACCTTTACAGGTTCTTGCAAAAGAACTTCAGATCCAACATGTCCAGTCTAAAGATAAATCCTGGTAAAACCTTGCAAGTTGGAATGCTATATGAGATTTGAAGAAGGTGACCAATTGTGGATGCATAAATGTGAAGTGTTAGCTAGAATGCTAGATTGCTGAAATTGGCAGACAGACAAGTTTTTCTTGATTATAAATGTCACAGAATTGTTTGGATGTGACCCATATTTTCTTAGCATGCAAACCATCTGCAATAATTGTCCTGTGAGTAGATGACCAAGTTATATACACTTTTGGGATAATTTTATTAGTGGGATGcaattctctttttttctcccctAATATTTCACACTCTAAACTGCACCAACTTGTAGGCTGGTTAGTGAATGGTAAAGAAAAAATGTTGCACAGTGTGCAATTTATGTACACATACCATTCTCATTTATTTTCCAGTTGTATTTTGATAAGATGGTTATCTAAATCATATTCTTTGGTGAAAGTGTAAACCTCCTTGTAAAACAATATAGATCTTAATGTTGCAATGCTCCACTATAGGCATCACTGTCATAATCATGTTCCAGTGAAGATGCACTGTCATAATCATGTTCCAGGGAAGATGTATGAATTTTCTTAGCCTATTATTTAGTTCCTACAGAAAACTAGTTTTCCACAAATGGTAAGAGTTCTGCTCTGGTTATTGATGTCGACCTTGTAAGGATTATGTTCCACCATACATGTGGACTCTGTACTTATTAAGTTAGTACAGTTCTGACCAAATACCATTAACAATGGCAACACCTAAAAAAGAATATTCCTAACTTAATTATACCGCTGCCAAAGTGCCAATGGGTTCATCATCTTGGTTGATACTTTGACAGATTATAAAATATAAGAGGACCAAAAGTAGATAACTTGTCATTTTATACCAAAAAATGTATTTGTCAGAGTAGCATGCCAATAAGAAAATAACAGAAAACAACTTGTGGACAGGTTGAGAGTATATTGGAAATCAATTGTATAGAAATTCCACCTCCCTGGAGTTTCGATTTTTATTTGATGCCAAATCAATAGATCCGATGACTTTTTGAAAGCAAATTCTAATGATGAATATTACAGAGAAGAGAATATTGGAACACCAGGTAAGGTGGCACCAGAATCTACAATGAAGATGTTGCCAGTCACATATGATGATGTTTCATGGATCAGAAAACGAACCAGCGACGTCAATGCTGGATCAGTAGTGCCATGAGTCTTAAGTGGCACTATCTTTGAAACAACAGTGCTCAACCATTTCTTTTGCAATAGAGGAGCGGTTATCTCTGACTTGAAGATTCCAGGTGCTATTGAGTTCACTCTAATGCCATATGCTCCTAATTCCAAAGCCATTAGCTGCACAAGCATATCAAATATAGTTTGTTACAAGCACATTAAACAAACGCCTGATGAGAATTATTGAGTAATAAGTATAGTACCTTTGTGGCATAATGCATGGCAGACTTGGAAGCTGCGTATCCAGTGGAGCCAGGCAGATGACCACGGTTAAGACCAGAAACAGAGGAAATGTTAATTACTGAACCCTTTAGCTTGGCATCACGCATGCGTCTACATACATGCTTGGCGACGAGCCATGATCCTGTGAGGTTTGTCTTGATAAGTGTCTCCCATTCATCCTCAGGCCAATCCAATGGTGAGTGCACACCTCCTGAAGTGTACAAGGACAGAACTATATATATTACACTGCATCAAAGCCATTGTTCAAATATTTTACAACATGGTAAGTTCTTCTTTTAAGTCATATTAACATGTGTACCAAGATAGTTCCATTAATTCCAGAATTTTGTGACTGACAAATCTAATAGCCCAAATACTCAAGCAAAAGGCAGCCAAATTTGCGCATGCGTACCCTGGATGCATGTTGGAGATTACCATGACAAGAGTTTTACATTTCCAAGTTTAATTTGAAGAAACGCTCTGAACTATCCATCTCAACTTGGCCAATGCAAGTAAACAATTTGCAGTCATGCTTAATGGCGCAGTTGATCATTCTCGGCCAAAAGTATTGCACATGTGAGCTTAATTTAACAAGTATTTCCACATTGAGATGAACACAGACCTCTAATTGAGGAAAGGGATAATTGAATACAAATGAAATCCTAGAGCAATCCAAAGTGGAAAAATCCCGGAGTGCCAATCTGATCAATTCAGCGCCCGTGGTGAGTAGGATGGAGGATTTGATTGGCACTAGAAAAAAATGCTCACAATTGAATACTCCTACTTGATAGAGCAAATCAGATTATACCTCGAAGGCCAGCGTTGTTGATGAGGACGTCGATGCGGCCGAAGGCGTCCCAGGCGCTCTGCACGGCGGCCTCCAAGGCGGGCCCACCGGAGGCGAcgtcgagctcgacggcggccgccgccgccgaagcccgGGGGGCGGAGGCGTTGATCTCGTCGCAGAGCGAGCGGAGGCggtcggcgcggcgcgcggcggcgacgaccaggCAGCCGGCGCGCGCCAGGTCGAGGCAGAACTCGCGGCCGAGCCCCGAGGAGGCGCCCGTCACCAGCACCACCCGCCCCTCCAGCCTgctccacggcggcgccgccgccgccgcctcctccggccgTGACGACGACGCCATCGTCGCCAGGAGGCTTTCGGAGTCCACAGTGATTGTTAAACCACACGTTATCTGCGGTGTACTGGTAAATTCCTGTGTTATATATCCAGCGTCAATGACAAGGATGTTACTCTAATATGCACCCTAAAAACCCTTTATAATTTTGCTACacatttatcgataaatttaACCGATGTTATTACAGTGCAACCgtagtgtaattatactataacttatatgtaattacattgtaatttaTATGTAACTTCACATCATTTTAAATTGTTAGatttgtttcaaaatttatgtatgTGAGGAAGTAAAAAAGTCACTCACACACATATGAGAAGATTCGTTGACACGATCCCCGTTTCACTAAAATAgtatgttacggagagatttttgaaagttacagtgtaattttatGACGATTGAATTATAATTATATCTGTTAAATTTTTTATGGAAATTTTGTCAGTAGATATGTAGGTAATCCCCTCGAAATTAATCTACTCTTAGAGCATCCATAATATAGTCTAAAAGTGGTCCATAAGCAATACAATATTTGTTTCAGCCACCTATCAATATTGTGAAACTAGACAACTAGTCCATAGCAAAGAAATAACGAAAACTACCCATAAACATATGGGCTACCCATAGAGAATTAAATATATTAGTTTTCTCtgcctcttctctcctcctaaTAATAATGTAAGTTCATATAAATGGGTCTCATTTGTAATATACATTTCTGTTGCCCct encodes:
- the LOC4346000 gene encoding 3-oxoacyl-[acyl-carrier-protein] reductase FabG isoform X1 codes for the protein MASSSRPEEAAAAAPPWSRLEGRVVLVTGASSGLGREFCLDLARAGCLVVAAARRADRLRSLCDEINASAPRASAAAAAVELDVASGGPALEAAVQSAWDAFGRIDVLINNAGLRGGVHSPLDWPEDEWETLIKTNLTGSWLVAKHVCRRMRDAKLKGSVINISSVSGLNRGHLPGSTGYAASKSAMHYATKLMALELGAYGIRVNSIAPGIFKSEITAPLLQKKWLSTVVSKIVPLKTHGTTDPALTSLVRFLIHETSSYVTGNIFIVDSGATLPGVPIFSSL
- the LOC4346000 gene encoding 3-oxoacyl-[acyl-carrier-protein] reductase FabG, translating into MASSSRPEEAAAAAPPWSRLEGRVVLVTGASSGLGREFCLDLARAGCLVVAAARRADRLRSLCDEINASAPRASAAAAAVELDVASGGPALEAAVQSAWDAFGRIDVLINNAGLRGGVHSPLDWPEDEWETLIKTNLTGSWLVAKHLPSLPCIMPQS